Within the Deltaproteobacteria bacterium genome, the region GATCGAGGATCTCGCTCCGGAGCTTCAGAGCGGTATCGACACGACCCTGTTCCGCGGCGCACCGACCCTCGAGGAGGTCAAACGTCGCTACCTGGCGCACGTCCTCCAAGAGACCGGCGGAAACGTCTCGCGAGCCGCGACGATCCTCGGGGTGGAACGACGGTCGCTCCAGCGCATGCTCCGACGCTACGGACTACGGACGAACTGAGGCTTTCTGCCTCGTTCGGCGCGTCATTCGGTCGCACCATCGCAAGTCCTTGATTTGATTGCGCTAACGTCTCTGGTTCGGCGCCTCCTGCGTCCTTCGAACCCGGGCGCGACCGACAAGCGTGCGCCAACCGCCTGAAATGGCAACCGAACTTTCGTGGCATCGCGGTTGCTGAGAACCTTTTCGACGATGCGCATCCTGGTGATCGACGACGACGCCACCTTCAGCCGGTACCTGGCGGAGGTTCTGACGCACCTCGGCCACGTGGCCGAGTGGGTAACGGATGGCCTGGTGGGGTTCGAGCGCTGCCTCGGCCGCACCTTCGACCTCGTCATCTGCGACGTCCGGATGCCCCTGATCCTTGGCACGGAGCTCGCGTCTGAACTTCGTCGCGATCTGCCCAATTTGCCGGTCGTCCTGATCTCGGCGTTCGCCGACGATCAGCTGACGGCGCAAGCCCACGAACGCGGCGCATGGCTCTTGTCGAAACCGTTCGACGCTGCGGGGTTGGGTGAAGTGCTGGAGCGCGCGGTCACCGCGCCGCGCTTCGCCTCGTAAGGAGACATGATGGTGATGATGATGACGAATGAACCCGCAACGATCCCCCTCGAACGCGAGCGTCGGCTCGTGCTCGCGATTCTCGAAGAAGCCGTTCGAAGCTACCAACGCTATGCCTTCGCAACGAACCGGCGCGGTCGGCGCCTCTTCGGGGAGACGTGCGAATGGTTCGACGCTGGCGACGACCCCTGGATCTTCTCGTTCGAGAACATCTGCCATGCACTCGATCTCGATCCCGATCACATCCGCGAAGGGCTCGAGCGCTGGCGACGCGAGCAAGCCCCGCGACGTCCGCTCGTGGCCGTTCCCGTCGCTCCGGGGTACCGTCTGCGGCGCGCCGCCGGTTGATCGTCTGATCCAGGTCCACCCGTTGGGGTCGCGCAGAATTTGCCGCCGCGGACCCTTTCCGCGTAGAATCCGGCATGCTTGAAGCCAAGCGCGGCGCTCGGACGCGACCCCAACGCAGCATACATCTGTTCCTGTTGGAGGAGGCGCTCGCTACATGGCTTCTTCCGACCATCGGCGCAGCGATGCTCGCGCTCGCGATGCTGCTGGATGCGCTCGGACTGATGGCGGATCCGCCGACCGCGCTCCTCGCGGTTCTCGGCTTGCTCGTTCTCGGGGCGTCGACGGTCCTCGGCCCCCTCCTCGGCGAATCGCACGCGGCCCGGACCTCGTCGGCTCTCCTGATTGCCGCGACCATCGCCTGGATCACGATCTTCACAACGCCGTTCGCGCTCCGGCTCTTCCCCGGAGCGCCCGTCGCGACGGCTTCCCTCGAGTCCGAGCACACCGGAGAGGGCCTCACGCTCGGGAGCGGACGTTTCGACCTCGTGCTCGACGCCCACCTCCCGCCGGCGTTGGATCGTCAGAACCGTCAGCTCTACTATGCCCTCACCCTCACCGATGGCGCAGGCACCTCGCAGCGACTGGCCGGCGAGCTCGGTGACCGTTGGCAAACGCGGCGACTAGGTCGACGCGGGACCGCTCCGGTGCACCTCGAGCATCTCTCCGCGAGCCACCCGATCGACGATCCCGCGGGGGGCTCGCTGCGTATCGACGATGTCACCCTCTCCGGTGTCCCCAACGCCACGCTGTCCGGAGCATTCTACCGACACCGGGTTCCGCGCGGTGTCTGGCTCCTGCTGGGCGGAATCTCCCTCGCGATCGGCGCCTTGGCCTTCGATCTCTGGTCGCATCCGCAACGCACACCGGCCGCCACCCTCGTGACCGCTACCGCAACGGGAGCGATGCTGGTGTTCTGCAACTCGGCCGCGGGCCACCTCGGATTGCGGCAGGTGTTCGGCTCGACCATCATCGGAGGCCTTGGAGGGGTGCCAACCGCCGGCCTCGCAGCGTGGTTGGCCCAACGATCGTCGTGGATCCGCGCACGCACATCCCAGCGCGCAAGCTGACCGTCGTTCCCGCCTCGTCGACGACCGAGGGCCGATCATCGGTCGCTCCCGACGTTCCATCCCCACCCGAGGAAGGCGATGCGTCGCAGCGCCGGTGGGTCGCCTGGCTTGCCGTCGCGGGCGGACTCGCCCTCGTGTTGCTCGTCACGCGTGCCGACTTCGATCAGCTGCTCCGCACCGCGAGCAGCATCGCGCCGACGCTGCTCGCGCTACCGGCCCTTGCGACGCTCGCCAGCTACGTCACGATGGCATGGTCTTACCAAGGGATCGCACGTGCTGCCGGCTATCGGCTACCGTTTTGGGAGATGTGCAACATCACCCTCGTCGCCAATACCGCGAACTACCTGCTCGCGACCGGAGGCCTGTCCGGATTCGCCCTCCGCATGTACCTCTTCGCGCGGCGGGGCATCCCCGCCGGCAGCGCGGTACTCATCTCCCTGGTGCAGACCCTACTCACCAACCTCGTCCTGCTCGTCTTCGTCATGTGGGGCTTCGCGCTCTTGCTCTTCTCCCACGACCTGGTAGGGCGCGATTTGATTGCCGCGAGCGTGTTGCTGTTCGCGTTTGGAATCGTCGTCATCGTGACGTGCGCCGCGCTTCTGCGTCGGCGTTGGCGACGGGCGCTGCTCTTCTCCGGAACGCGAATGCTCGATCACCTGCTTCGTCGCTTCGCGCCACATCGACGACCCCGTCGCGCCAAGCTCATACGCTTCCAGCACAATCTGAATCTTGGCCTCGATTTCTTGTTGCGAAGGCCTCGCGACATGCTGGCGCCGACCGCCTATATAGTTCTGGACTGGGTCTTCACGCTGCTCGTGCTCTACACCTCGTTCGTCGCGATCGGGTCGCCGATCGCCATGAGCCACGTGATCGCCGGTTTCGCGATTGGCATGTTCTTCTCCATCGCGTCACTGATCCCCGGTGGTCTCGGAATCATGGAAGGCTCGATGGCCGCCGTGTTCGTCACGCTCGGCGTACAGTTCGAGCAGGCGGTCGTAGCGATTCTGATCTATCGCGCCGCCTATTACGGGCTGCCGATCCTGATCAGCGTGCTGATGGCCCCGCGCGTCTTGCGCGCCTGACTCGACTCAGCGTGGGCCCATGCGATCGAACTTGCCGTCGCGGGCGTCGGCTTCGATCGCAAGGACCTTCGCGAGCCGCCGCGCGTGCCGCGCGGCATTGGAGAACCGTGCCGTCAGGAACGCCCGGATGCACTCCGCGGCCGCCTCGACCCCGATCACCCGAGCGCCGAGGCAGAGGACATTCAGGTCGTCGTCCTCGACGCCCTGGCGCGCCGAAAAGGTGTCGTGGCAGAGCGCCGCCCGTGCACCGCTGACCTTGTTCGCGGCGACCGAGGCTCCGACACCGCTGCCACAAACCAGGATGCCGCGGTCCGCTCGACCCTCGATCACCGTAGTCGCGACGGCACGCGCGAAATCCGGATAATCGGAAGGCGTCGTATCGTACCCCCCGCAATCGACGATCTGATGTCCGGCGTTCTCCAATTCGAGAACCACGCGCGCCTTCAGGGGAAACCCCGCGTGATCGCACCCGATGGCGACGATCATGCGTCGGCGCCTTCCCGGCCCCTCATGGACGTCCGAACACGCGCGGCGACGTTCTCGGCGGAGAATCCCAGCTTCGCCAGATTCACTTCCCCTGGCGCCGACGCCCCGTAGCGATCAAGCCCGATCGCCGCGCCCGCATCACCGATCCACCGCTCCCACCCAAGCGTGACGCCCGCTTCCACCGATACCCGTACACGCACGGTCGGCGGCAGCACGGAGGCCCGATACGCAGCATCCTCCTCGGCGAAGGCTTCCCAACAGGGCATAGAGACGACCCGCGTCGGGATACCCTCCCCAGCGAGCAGCTGCTGCGCCGCCAGAGCCACGTGCACCTCCGCGCCCGTTCCGATCAGGATCGCGACCGGCGCCGCGCCTCCCGCCGGATCGGCGACGACATAGGCTCCTCGTCTGGCTTGGCGCGCCAGGTTCGCATCGATGACCGGCAGCTTCTGTCGACTCAACACGAGTGCCACGGGACGGTGCCTGGCCGCAATGGCGAACCGCCACGCCTCGACGGTCTCGTTCGGATCGGCGGGACGGAACACCGCCAATCCAGGCATCGCCCGCAAGGACATGAGGTGCTCGACGGGCTGGTGCGTGGGTCCATCTTCGCCGAGCGCGATCGAATCGTGCGTCCACACGAACACTACGGGGAGCTCGTTCAGAGCCGCAAGACGTACCGCCGGCCGCATGTAGTCGGAGAAACAGAAGAACGTCGCCACGAAGTTGCGCACACCTCGGTGGTACGCCATGCCGTTCGCGATCGCCCCCATCGCGTGCTCACGCACCCCGTAGTGGATGTTGCGGCCTGCCCCCGTCGTCCCGTCGAACGAGCCCTCGTCCTTGAGGGCGGTGCTCGTCGACACCGAGAGATCGGCGTCACCCCCGATCAGCTCGGGCATGCGAGCCGCGATGGCGTTCAGTGCTTTCCCCGATGCCTGGCGGGTCGCCTGCGCGTCGTTTGCTCCGAAGACCGGGAGTCCGGCCTCCCATCCGCTGGGAAGCTCGCCGGCCTGTCTTCGCCGCCATTCGGCAGCGAGGTCGGAATGCACGCTCGCGTAGCGTGCGAATCGCTCGTTCCACTCGCCCTCCTGCGTAGCGCCGCGCTCGATCGCCGAACGGAGATGCGTTCCGGCTTCCGACGGAACGTAGAAGAACTTCTCCGGGTCGAACCCGAGGACGCGTTTCGCGGCTGCCACCTCCTGCGCACCAAGGGGGCTGCCATGAGCTTCGGAGGTTCCCTGTTTCTTCGGCGAACCATAGCCGATCGTCGTCTGGACGACGATGATTGACGGTCGCGTCGTATCGGCCTTGGCTTCCGCGATCGCACGATCGATCGCGCCGACATCGGTGTCGCCGTTCGCCACCTTCAACACCTGCCAGCCGTACGCCGCGTAGCGCGCGGCGACGTCCTCCGTCGAGAACGCGAGCGACGTCGGACCGTCGAGTGAAATGTGGTTGCAGTCATAGAGGTACACGAGCTTGCCGAGCTTCAGATGACCCGCAAGCGACGCGGCCTCCGCGGACACGCCCTCCATCAGGTCGCCGTCCGACACGATGACGTACGTGCGATGATCGACGATCGTGTGCCCCGGGCGGTTGAAGCGATGCGCCAACGCGCGCTCCGCCATCGCCATCCCGACGGCATTGGCCGTCCCCTGCCCCAACGGACCGGTCGTCGCCTCCACGCCGGGCGTCAGCAACGCCTCCGGGTGACCAGGGGTCTTGCTCTCCCACTGGCGAAACGCCTGCAGATCCTCCATCGACAGATCGTATCCGGTGAGATGCAGCAAGCAGTAGAGCAACATGCTCCCGTGCCCGGCGGAGAGAACGAACCGATCGCGATCGGCCCACCGCGGGTTACGCGGGTTGTGTCGCAGGTGTCGTTGCCACAACGCGTAAGCCATTGGAGCGGCGCCCATCGGCAGCCCCGGATGCCCCGAGTTCGCTTTCTGCACGCCGTCGATGGCGAGCGTTCGAATGGTGTTGACGGCGAGCTGCGCGATGTCCTCGTCCTTCACGGCGACCCCCCTGCAAGGCAACGCTGCTGGGCTGCAGCCATAGCGCGCGCAATCCGCCAGCTCAATCGCTCGACGCGGACGGCGTTGACGCGTCCGCGCACACTCGACCGCCGCGGCGGCAACGCACCGACATTCATTCACTCGGCGGGGAGCCCTCGCAGCAAGCCGTCCTCGATCCACCGAAGCACGATGCCGCCCGCCGTGGCCGCGACCTGATCGGCATCGACGATCGCGGCGAGGCCGACACACATCGCCCCGAAGTCATCGCCCGCGCGCACGTGATCCAGCGCGCACCACTCGATCCCGTCCATCGGAGCCTGGAACACCCGATCGCCCTGCCGCCAAACACGTAGCGAGAACTCCCCTGATGCCCACTCGGCGCCTGGCGCTTCCTCCCAGATCCGGTGCACTGGCCATGCCGCGTGGAGCACCTCGAGCGCCGGGATCGGAGCGAATCGCGTCGTCGGCCAGCCATCAGCCGGCACGGACCCCAGCGCCGCGAGTTCGAGCAGTTCGGCGTCCGGAGCATCGAACACGGCAAGTCGCGCCCATTCGAGCCGCGCCAGATCCGCGAGGTACGGCGGCTGGCCTTCGACCGGGTACGCCTCGAGAAAGGCGCCAAATCCCGATCCGAACCATCGCAGGGAAGGATGCGTCGACGGATGGGCCGCGACATACCGATGCGCGGCCGCCGCGAATGCCTCCGGCCCGAGCACCGCCGCAACACGGGGATAGTCCTCGGCAAGGGCTTCGCTCAACCGCGCGCAGTACATGCGGGCGTAGATGGCGATACGCGCCGGCGCGTCCAACGCACCATGGGCGCGCACAAGATCCCCAAGCTCCGGTGTCTCCTCCGTGTGCGCCCGAGTGACGCATCGGAACATCCTCTGCTGCAGATCACGCAGTGGCGGCATCGGATCCCAGCGCTTCACACTCGACGGTACGCGCGCGCTCGGCCTCGGCGACCAGTTCGTTCCACGGCGGCACGTCCTCGTCCCACTCGATCAACGTGGACACGCGGCCAAGCCGTCCGATCGTCGCACGGTAGAGCGACCACACGTCCGCACATACCGGAGCGTCGTGCGTGTCGAGCAGATGCGTCCCCTGGTCGCGGTGACCCGCAAGGTGGATCTGGCCCACCCTGTCCGCCGGCACGGCCTCCAGGTACTGGAGCGGATCGAAACCGTGGTTGATCGCGCTCACGTACACGTTGTTGACATCCAATAGAATGCCGCAGTCGCTGCGCCGCGCCACCTCGCCGAGGAATTCCCATTCCGGCATCACCGAGTCGACGTAGGTGAGATAGCTCGACACGTTCTCGATCAGGATTCTGCGCCGGAGCATCGCCTGGACGCGATCGATGCGCTCCACGACGTGGGCCAGGGCTTCCTCGGTGTACGGAAGAGGGAGGAGATCGTGTGCATAGTGTCCGCCCACGCTTCCCCAACACAGGTGGTCCGAGATCCACGCCGGCTCGATCCGGGCTGAGAGCCGCGCCAGATCGTCCAGATACCGGACAGACAACGGATCGACCGACCCGATCGACAGCGAGACGCCGTGCAGCACGACCGGGGCGATCTCTCGTGCCCGCTCCAACGCGCGCAGGGGGCGCCCCCCCTGAATCATGAAGTTCTCCGAGATCGCCTCGAACCAGTCGACCTTCGCCGTGCCCGCGAAGACCTCCGGAAAATGCACGGTCCTGAGACCGACCCCATGGCCGAGATATGGTACTCCCATGCCCATTCTCCGTCCCTTCTGCCGCGCCATCCGTCGAATTTCCATCGGGGCTCGCGCAGCTCATCGCGTCACATACGGGATGCTCGTTCCGCACCAAGGATTCGTTCCGGTACGTTTTGCATTGACATCGCCGTCCCGGCCTGGTTGTCCGGAGTTGAACGCAGACGCATCCCCCAGCGAGGCTCGAGATGGCGGCTCCTGGTCCTCCCATCCACTCGAACGCAGGCGAGGAAGCGACCGCCCTCGTCCATGGAGAGGCGAACGCTCGGATCGCTCGCAGCCGGCGTCGCGCCCGATGGATGACGCTCGCCCAACACGGCGATGCGACGGCATATCGCGCCCTCCTCGATGACCTCGGTCCGCAGTTGACCCGCTTCCTTCGCCGGCGGGTTCGGAATGCCGACGATCTCCCCGACGCCTTTCAAGATACCTTTCTGGCGCTGCATCGAGCCCGGTTCACCTACCAATCCCCCCGTCCGATCGAGCCGTGGCTGTTCGCGATCGCCCGCAACGTCGCGGCCGACTATGGACGACGCTGGCAGCGGCGCCGGCGACACGAGCTCCCGACCGACGCGGCGCCGGAGCCGACGGCGGATGCTCCGTCGCGCGACGTCGGATCCGAGCTCGAGACGGCGTTGCGGACGCTTCCCAATCGCCAGCGCGAAGCGCTGCAGATGCTGAAGCTCCAGGACCTCTCGATTCGCGAAGCCGCAGCGCGGCTCGGCACGACACCGGGGGCGTTGAAGCTGCGCGCACACCGCGCGTACCTCGCTCTACGCGCGGCGTTCCGGAAGTAGCCGCATGCGCACCGGCCTCGGACGCGGAGCATGGCGCGGTCCGAGACCCGCGACTTTCCACGCATCTCGCTCACTTCGCGCCTTGATCTTGCGACAACGGCTACGATATGGTGCCCCCCCGTAGGGCGCTTGGAGTCGTAAAGGAGGCGTGGAGATGGAGCTGCCAAAGTGCCAGAAGTGCAATAACGGATTGCTGATACCGTTGTCCGATTATGGCCAGGAAGGTGCCACCGTCGTCTTCAAAGCGTGGGTCTGCACCAACCCGGAGTGCGGCTTTTCCCTCCGCGTCGACAAGGGCGACGTGACGTACGGGAAGAAGATCGAACACAAGCACTAGTCGCCGGACCGGTCCACTCCGCATTCGGGAAGCGCGAAGCCATGCGCTTCCTTTTTTTTGGCCGCCTCCTCGGCGCTCGGGGACCTCCCCGCAGATCGCTTCCGGCTGCGAACCGCGATCCATCCGCAAGCGGCAGCGTTGCTCCGCGTCTTGTGCTCGCGGCGGCAGGTCGCGAAATTGATCGACCACCCGCCTCCGAACTCAAGGCGGAATGCTTGCGGGGCCATGGCCCTTCCCCTATCGTCCGCGACGTGAACTTCGATCTGACGCCAGA harbors:
- a CDS encoding response regulator; amino-acid sequence: MRILVIDDDATFSRYLAEVLTHLGHVAEWVTDGLVGFERCLGRTFDLVICDVRMPLILGTELASELRRDLPNLPVVLISAFADDQLTAQAHERGAWLLSKPFDAAGLGEVLERAVTAPRFAS
- a CDS encoding flippase-like domain-containing protein, encoding MDPRTHIPARKLTVVPASSTTEGRSSVAPDVPSPPEEGDASQRRWVAWLAVAGGLALVLLVTRADFDQLLRTASSIAPTLLALPALATLASYVTMAWSYQGIARAAGYRLPFWEMCNITLVANTANYLLATGGLSGFALRMYLFARRGIPAGSAVLISLVQTLLTNLVLLVFVMWGFALLLFSHDLVGRDLIAASVLLFAFGIVVIVTCAALLRRRWRRALLFSGTRMLDHLLRRFAPHRRPRRAKLIRFQHNLNLGLDFLLRRPRDMLAPTAYIVLDWVFTLLVLYTSFVAIGSPIAMSHVIAGFAIGMFFSIASLIPGGLGIMEGSMAAVFVTLGVQFEQAVVAILIYRAAYYGLPILISVLMAPRVLRA
- the rpiB gene encoding ribose 5-phosphate isomerase B produces the protein MIVAIGCDHAGFPLKARVVLELENAGHQIVDCGGYDTTPSDYPDFARAVATTVIEGRADRGILVCGSGVGASVAANKVSGARAALCHDTFSARQGVEDDDLNVLCLGARVIGVEAAAECIRAFLTARFSNAARHARRLAKVLAIEADARDGKFDRMGPR
- the tkt gene encoding transketolase — its product is MKDEDIAQLAVNTIRTLAIDGVQKANSGHPGLPMGAAPMAYALWQRHLRHNPRNPRWADRDRFVLSAGHGSMLLYCLLHLTGYDLSMEDLQAFRQWESKTPGHPEALLTPGVEATTGPLGQGTANAVGMAMAERALAHRFNRPGHTIVDHRTYVIVSDGDLMEGVSAEAASLAGHLKLGKLVYLYDCNHISLDGPTSLAFSTEDVAARYAAYGWQVLKVANGDTDVGAIDRAIAEAKADTTRPSIIVVQTTIGYGSPKKQGTSEAHGSPLGAQEVAAAKRVLGFDPEKFFYVPSEAGTHLRSAIERGATQEGEWNERFARYASVHSDLAAEWRRRQAGELPSGWEAGLPVFGANDAQATRQASGKALNAIAARMPELIGGDADLSVSTSTALKDEGSFDGTTGAGRNIHYGVREHAMGAIANGMAYHRGVRNFVATFFCFSDYMRPAVRLAALNELPVVFVWTHDSIALGEDGPTHQPVEHLMSLRAMPGLAVFRPADPNETVEAWRFAIAARHRPVALVLSRQKLPVIDANLARQARRGAYVVADPAGGAAPVAILIGTGAEVHVALAAQQLLAGEGIPTRVVSMPCWEAFAEEDAAYRASVLPPTVRVRVSVEAGVTLGWERWIGDAGAAIGLDRYGASAPGEVNLAKLGFSAENVAARVRTSMRGREGADA
- a CDS encoding putative DNA-binding domain-containing protein — protein: MPPLRDLQQRMFRCVTRAHTEETPELGDLVRAHGALDAPARIAIYARMYCARLSEALAEDYPRVAAVLGPEAFAAAAHRYVAAHPSTHPSLRWFGSGFGAFLEAYPVEGQPPYLADLARLEWARLAVFDAPDAELLELAALGSVPADGWPTTRFAPIPALEVLHAAWPVHRIWEEAPGAEWASGEFSLRVWRQGDRVFQAPMDGIEWCALDHVRAGDDFGAMCVGLAAIVDADQVAATAGGIVLRWIEDGLLRGLPAE
- a CDS encoding DUF692 domain-containing protein produces the protein MGMGVPYLGHGVGLRTVHFPEVFAGTAKVDWFEAISENFMIQGGRPLRALERAREIAPVVLHGVSLSIGSVDPLSVRYLDDLARLSARIEPAWISDHLCWGSVGGHYAHDLLPLPYTEEALAHVVERIDRVQAMLRRRILIENVSSYLTYVDSVMPEWEFLGEVARRSDCGILLDVNNVYVSAINHGFDPLQYLEAVPADRVGQIHLAGHRDQGTHLLDTHDAPVCADVWSLYRATIGRLGRVSTLIEWDEDVPPWNELVAEAERARTVECEALGSDAATA
- a CDS encoding RNA polymerase sigma factor, with the protein product MTLAQHGDATAYRALLDDLGPQLTRFLRRRVRNADDLPDAFQDTFLALHRARFTYQSPRPIEPWLFAIARNVAADYGRRWQRRRRHELPTDAAPEPTADAPSRDVGSELETALRTLPNRQREALQMLKLQDLSIREAAARLGTTPGALKLRAHRAYLALRAAFRK